A window of the Mucilaginibacter sp. cycad4 genome harbors these coding sequences:
- a CDS encoding alpha/beta hydrolase, with amino-acid sequence MNNETTFSRRRFLGISALTVAAAELGGLGLLKAETRHADSPARQNNTLFSTASFDSIKQVNAGLLNIGYAESGPANGQPVILLHGWPYDIHSYTEVSAILAKAGYRVIVPHLRGHGTTQFLSAQTFRNGQQAAIATDVIALMDALKINSAIIGGFDWGARTANIVAALWPERCKAMVSVSGYLIGSQEANKKPLPPKAELSWWYQFYFSTERGQMGYEANTRDFNRLIWETASPNWKFDDATFAQTAPSFDNPDHVAIVIHNYRWRLGLAKGEAKYDDMERKLATAPPITVPSVTLEGDANGAPHPKPVDYAARFKGKYAHHTITGGIGHNLPQEAPKAFADAIVEAESFVK; translated from the coding sequence ATGAACAACGAAACAACATTTAGCCGTCGCCGCTTTCTTGGCATCTCCGCATTAACAGTTGCAGCAGCAGAGTTAGGCGGTCTCGGTTTACTTAAAGCTGAAACCAGACACGCAGATTCACCGGCACGGCAAAACAATACTCTTTTCTCTACCGCTTCTTTCGACTCAATCAAACAGGTAAATGCAGGGCTGCTTAATATTGGCTACGCAGAAAGCGGCCCGGCAAACGGGCAGCCTGTTATCCTGCTTCACGGATGGCCATATGATATACATAGCTATACTGAAGTATCAGCTATACTTGCCAAGGCCGGCTACAGGGTTATTGTACCTCATTTGCGCGGTCATGGCACAACACAATTCCTTTCGGCACAAACTTTCAGGAACGGGCAACAGGCAGCAATAGCTACCGATGTTATCGCCCTGATGGACGCGTTAAAAATAAATAGTGCCATTATTGGCGGGTTTGACTGGGGTGCACGCACCGCCAATATCGTGGCTGCGTTATGGCCCGAGCGCTGTAAAGCAATGGTTTCGGTAAGCGGTTACCTGATAGGCAGCCAGGAAGCAAACAAAAAACCACTGCCGCCAAAAGCAGAACTATCATGGTGGTACCAGTTTTATTTTAGTACCGAGCGCGGCCAGATGGGGTATGAGGCAAACACGCGTGACTTTAACAGGCTCATCTGGGAAACAGCATCACCCAACTGGAAATTTGACGACGCTACATTTGCACAAACCGCTCCCTCTTTTGACAACCCCGACCATGTTGCCATCGTGATCCACAATTACCGCTGGCGCCTGGGCCTTGCAAAAGGCGAGGCAAAATATGATGACATGGAAAGAAAATTAGCAACCGCGCCTCCTATCACTGTACCTTCCGTAACCCTTGAAGGCGATGCCAACGGCGCCCCGCACCCCAAACCTGTTGATTATGCTGCCCGGTTTAAAGGTAAATATGCTCACCATACTATTACCGGGGGCATTGGCCACAACCTGCCGCAGGAAGCCCCTAAAGCTTTTGCCGACGCGATAGTGGAGGCTGAGAGTTTCGTCAAATAA
- a CDS encoding organic hydroperoxide resistance protein, which produces METITVIDTTNNAQVNVDKVLYTGKVKTTGGREGASKSADGRLDVNLSTPGGPGNGTNPEQLFAAGWSACFIGAMRRNAAGLQIPIPNDTTVEAEIDLATTGEGSSLAFSLQARLHVYLPGLTTEQAKTVVAAAHQTCPYSKATRGNINVHIGVSV; this is translated from the coding sequence ATGGAAACAATAACAGTGATCGATACTACGAATAACGCACAGGTTAACGTAGACAAAGTATTATATACAGGAAAAGTAAAAACGACCGGTGGCCGCGAAGGTGCCTCCAAAAGTGCAGACGGCCGTTTGGACGTAAACCTATCTACCCCCGGAGGGCCAGGCAACGGGACTAACCCCGAGCAACTATTTGCAGCCGGGTGGTCGGCTTGTTTTATTGGTGCTATGAGGCGCAACGCGGCAGGCTTACAGATCCCGATTCCCAATGATACTACTGTTGAAGCGGAGATTGACCTGGCAACAACCGGCGAGGGCAGCAGCCTGGCCTTTAGCCTTCAGGCACGCCTGCATGTATATCTTCCCGGCCTCACAACCGAACAAGCTAAAACTGTTGTGGCAGCGGCACATCAAACCTGTCCATATTCAAAAGCCACACGCGGCAATATTAATGTTCACATCGGTGTATCTGTTTAA
- a CDS encoding GH92 family glycosyl hydrolase, whose amino-acid sequence MPHPKMNFISKIANRFIYIIFLLFPWPVFAQNLVKYVQPMAGTAIATTASALKHGQAADTRFANTIPAVTAPFAMTQWTPETESGETKCVPPYYYKDSVFNGLRGSHWLSGSCTQDYGSFTIMPVTGKLKTANYGATFKHTDELSSPHFYSINLNQYKVKAAVTSTERCGIMQLTMGQADSLYLLIKANSDYHEGFVKVDKQKGEISGYNPAHRIYQGWGKSAGFSGFFVIRFERSLDKTGTFSGDKIFNADSIKNDAGTGIYAGFKLNKGEKLTIRIGTSFTSLDGARKNLQAEMPGFDFDKMVESSRVKWEKALGQINISTNSEQDKRIFYTSFYHAMQHPRLFNDVDGRYPRFAGDYQIEQLSGGNYYDDFSMWDIYRAQLPLFEILNPTLINNLAKSLILKGKQGGWMPVFPCWNSYTSEMIGDHTASVVSSAYLKGITDFDAKEAYQILRHNAFELPANRADYVEGKGRRALDSYLKYQYIPLEDSVRDAFHKMEQVSRTMEYAYDDYALAQFAKALKKPADYTALTKRAKYYANVFDATSGFVRGKHADGTWISPFDPDKKATYITEGTARQYTFYVPQDVTGLAKLMGGTKKLEQSLDSLFEKGEYWHGNEPGHQIPFMYNYSPSPWKTQAAVRKILATEYSDGPGGLGGNDDAGQMSAWYLFASMGFYPVNPVSGEYLLCSPLFDKIAITLQNGKKFEIICHKSSPKSMYIRSVKLNGKMMPDNFIRYNDIRNGGKLDIYLNDQPGNNWAIKPANQPKGM is encoded by the coding sequence ATGCCCCATCCGAAAATGAACTTCATCTCCAAAATTGCAAACCGGTTTATTTATATCATTTTCTTGTTGTTTCCATGGCCGGTTTTTGCTCAAAACCTGGTTAAATATGTACAACCCATGGCCGGTACGGCTATTGCCACTACTGCCTCGGCGCTGAAGCATGGCCAGGCAGCTGATACACGGTTTGCCAACACTATTCCCGCGGTTACAGCCCCCTTTGCCATGACACAATGGACACCCGAAACCGAGAGCGGCGAAACCAAGTGCGTACCCCCATATTATTATAAAGACAGTGTATTTAACGGTCTCCGTGGTTCGCATTGGTTAAGCGGTTCATGTACGCAGGATTATGGCAGCTTTACCATTATGCCTGTCACGGGCAAGCTAAAAACAGCTAATTACGGCGCAACATTTAAACATACCGATGAACTATCATCGCCGCACTTTTATAGCATAAACCTTAATCAATATAAGGTGAAGGCGGCGGTAACTTCCACGGAACGTTGCGGGATAATGCAGCTTACCATGGGGCAGGCCGACAGTCTTTATTTATTGATCAAAGCCAATAGCGATTATCATGAAGGCTTTGTAAAAGTGGATAAACAAAAGGGCGAAATATCAGGCTATAATCCTGCACACCGTATTTACCAGGGATGGGGGAAAAGCGCAGGTTTCAGCGGTTTCTTTGTGATCAGGTTTGAACGGAGCTTAGATAAAACCGGAACTTTTTCAGGCGATAAAATATTTAATGCAGATAGTATCAAAAACGATGCAGGTACGGGCATATATGCAGGGTTCAAGCTTAATAAAGGTGAAAAGCTAACCATAAGGATAGGCACTTCATTTACCAGCCTGGATGGTGCCCGCAAAAACCTGCAGGCCGAAATGCCGGGATTTGATTTTGACAAGATGGTAGAAAGCAGCAGGGTAAAATGGGAAAAGGCTTTAGGCCAAATCAACATTTCAACTAACAGCGAGCAGGATAAACGGATCTTTTATACATCGTTTTACCACGCCATGCAGCATCCGCGCCTTTTTAATGATGTTGATGGCCGATACCCGCGTTTTGCCGGCGATTATCAAATTGAGCAATTATCAGGCGGCAATTATTATGATGATTTTTCGATGTGGGATATTTACCGGGCACAGCTGCCGCTGTTTGAGATCCTGAACCCAACTTTGATCAATAACCTGGCAAAATCACTGATCCTGAAAGGGAAGCAAGGTGGCTGGATGCCAGTATTTCCTTGCTGGAACAGTTATACATCCGAAATGATCGGTGATCATACGGCTTCGGTAGTCAGTTCGGCATATTTAAAGGGGATCACTGATTTTGACGCTAAAGAAGCTTATCAAATTTTAAGACATAACGCTTTTGAATTACCTGCCAACCGGGCCGATTATGTAGAAGGCAAAGGCCGCAGGGCGCTGGATAGCTATTTAAAATACCAATACATCCCTTTGGAAGACAGCGTACGCGATGCCTTTCATAAAATGGAACAAGTGAGCCGCACGATGGAATATGCCTATGATGACTACGCGCTGGCACAGTTTGCGAAAGCGCTAAAAAAGCCTGCCGATTATACCGCACTCACCAAACGGGCAAAATATTATGCCAATGTATTTGATGCTACAAGTGGTTTTGTCCGCGGTAAACATGCTGATGGCACATGGATATCTCCCTTTGATCCGGATAAAAAGGCAACTTATATTACAGAAGGGACAGCACGTCAGTACACGTTTTATGTACCGCAGGATGTAACCGGTTTGGCAAAGCTGATGGGTGGAACTAAGAAACTGGAACAGTCGTTAGACAGCTTGTTTGAAAAAGGCGAATACTGGCACGGCAATGAGCCAGGGCACCAGATCCCGTTCATGTACAATTATTCTCCATCGCCATGGAAAACACAAGCCGCTGTACGCAAGATCCTGGCCACCGAATACAGCGACGGGCCAGGCGGTTTGGGAGGAAACGATGATGCCGGGCAAATGTCGGCCTGGTATCTGTTTGCTTCTATGGGTTTTTACCCGGTAAACCCGGTTTCCGGCGAGTACCTGCTATGCTCACCTTTGTTTGATAAAATTGCTATTACGCTTCAAAATGGCAAAAAGTTTGAGATCATCTGTCATAAATCAAGCCCCAAATCAATGTATATCCGCTCGGTGAAATTGAACGGTAAGATGATGCCTGATAATTTTATCCGTTACAACGATATCCGCAACGGCGGTAAACTCGATATATATCTGAATGATCAACCGGGAAATAACTGGGCAATTAAACCGGCAAATCAGCCTAAAGGGATGTGA
- a CDS encoding Gfo/Idh/MocA family oxidoreductase, with product MNSRRDFLQKLGLSALALQLAPYAGWATGTDKIEQVYDGPVLRVAIMGLGGYGTIVAEAMRKCTKAKLVGVISGTPSKVKAWQSKYGIPEKNCYNYENFDNIKNNPDIDAVYVITPNGLHHDFVIRVAAAGKHAICEKPMAVNAKEGQEMVDACKKANVKLLVGYRMHFEPKTLEVIRMRQNGEFGKIRFFQGQCGFTIGDPTQWRLNKKLAGGGSMMDIGIYAINGSRYMTGEEPVWVTAQETKTDTVKFKEGVDETIQFQFGFPSGAVASCLSTYNMNNLDRFFLDGEKGFAEMQPSTGYGPIKGRTHLGELNQPVTTHQTVQMDEMCEIIFNNKKPVVPVNGEEGVKDLKIIDAIYLAVKTGKKVEISV from the coding sequence ATGAATTCTCGTCGTGATTTTTTACAAAAGTTGGGCTTATCGGCCCTGGCCCTGCAACTTGCACCATATGCCGGATGGGCGACAGGAACAGATAAAATTGAACAGGTTTATGATGGCCCGGTATTGCGCGTAGCCATTATGGGACTTGGAGGCTATGGAACTATAGTTGCAGAAGCCATGCGGAAATGTACCAAAGCTAAGCTTGTGGGCGTAATTAGCGGTACGCCATCAAAAGTTAAGGCATGGCAAAGCAAATACGGCATCCCCGAAAAAAATTGCTACAACTATGAGAATTTCGATAACATCAAAAATAACCCCGATATCGACGCGGTATACGTTATTACACCCAACGGCTTGCACCACGATTTTGTGATCAGGGTAGCTGCAGCCGGTAAACACGCCATATGCGAAAAGCCAATGGCCGTGAATGCCAAAGAGGGGCAGGAGATGGTTGATGCCTGTAAAAAGGCCAATGTAAAACTGCTGGTTGGCTACCGGATGCATTTTGAACCCAAAACACTGGAAGTGATCAGGATGAGGCAAAACGGTGAATTTGGGAAGATCAGGTTTTTTCAGGGGCAATGCGGGTTTACCATCGGCGATCCCACGCAATGGCGCTTGAATAAAAAACTGGCAGGCGGAGGCTCGATGATGGATATTGGGATCTATGCCATCAACGGATCACGCTACATGACAGGGGAAGAGCCGGTATGGGTTACCGCCCAGGAAACCAAAACCGATACGGTGAAATTTAAAGAAGGGGTTGATGAAACCATCCAGTTCCAGTTCGGCTTCCCAAGCGGGGCTGTGGCTTCCTGCCTGTCTACCTACAATATGAACAATCTCGACCGCTTTTTCCTCGATGGAGAAAAAGGATTTGCCGAAATGCAGCCTTCTACCGGCTACGGGCCAATTAAAGGCCGCACCCATTTGGGCGAGCTTAACCAGCCTGTTACCACACACCAAACCGTGCAGATGGATGAAATGTGCGAGATTATATTTAATAACAAAAAGCCGGTAGTACCCGTAAACGGCGAAGAGGGAGTGAAAGACCTTAAAATTATTGATGCCATTTACCTTGCTGTTAAAACCGGGAAAAAGGTGGAGATAAGTGTTTAA
- a CDS encoding DUF4342 domain-containing protein, which yields MSTKETFSINGEALLGKIKEIINEGKASRITISDKHGKELMTFPLSVGLFGMILAPVFAAVGTLAALVTECTITVEREEEDKEDTPKE from the coding sequence ATGAGCACCAAAGAAACATTTTCAATTAACGGCGAAGCGTTATTGGGAAAGATAAAAGAAATTATTAATGAAGGTAAAGCCAGCAGGATCACCATTTCGGATAAACACGGCAAAGAATTAATGACTTTTCCGTTATCTGTAGGCCTTTTCGGGATGATCCTGGCACCGGTTTTTGCTGCGGTAGGTACCCTGGCCGCACTGGTTACAGAATGTACCATAACGGTAGAACGGGAAGAGGAAGACAAAGAAGATACCCCAAAAGAATAA
- a CDS encoding ammonium transporter yields MKIKILQKKIPAYLVLGMILLIAFVLIEPVRSFAQDASGAKTGTITDVTAAKPGAPTAAELGDAVGHNKIAINIMWTLIAGFLVMFMQAGFALVETGFTQKKNVAHTMGMNFLVYALGMFGFWICGFAFMFGGALNAATLGGAPGVVSHEVVVHLFGYDFGIAGSVGFFLNSKVYDVGVFTLFLFQMVFMDTTATIPTGSMAERWSFKSFLIFGLFISMFVYPLYGNWVWGGGWLSQLGANFHLGHGMVDFAGSSVVHMVGGVAALAGAIIIGPRIGKFNADGTANTIPGHNIPMALLGTFILALGWFGFNPGSTLAGGDFRISIVAVNTMMAGTAGTLAVLALLYIQKKKPDPGMLANGMLAGLVAITAPCAFVNSISSVIIGAIAGCLVVLTIHLMDNKLRIDDPVGAFAVHGVNGAWGVLSLGLFADGSYGDGWNGVAGPVKGLFYGDASQFGAQCVGTLTCGVFVFIVMYIFFKISNKITPIRVKAEDEVAGLDIPEMGVLGYVD; encoded by the coding sequence ATGAAAATTAAAATTCTACAAAAAAAAATCCCCGCATACCTTGTTTTAGGTATGATCCTACTCATTGCTTTTGTTTTAATCGAACCTGTTCGCTCTTTTGCGCAGGATGCTTCTGGTGCAAAAACAGGAACTATAACTGATGTTACTGCTGCCAAGCCTGGCGCTCCAACAGCCGCTGAACTTGGCGACGCTGTTGGTCATAACAAAATCGCCATCAACATCATGTGGACGCTGATCGCAGGTTTCCTGGTAATGTTCATGCAGGCCGGCTTCGCGCTGGTTGAAACAGGCTTTACGCAAAAGAAAAATGTAGCACATACCATGGGCATGAACTTTTTAGTTTACGCATTGGGTATGTTTGGTTTCTGGATATGTGGTTTTGCCTTTATGTTTGGCGGTGCCTTAAATGCGGCTACCTTAGGTGGCGCTCCCGGTGTAGTTAGCCATGAAGTTGTCGTGCACTTATTCGGTTATGACTTTGGCATTGCAGGTTCTGTAGGCTTTTTCCTGAACAGCAAGGTGTATGATGTAGGTGTATTTACATTGTTCCTGTTTCAGATGGTGTTCATGGATACTACAGCTACCATCCCTACAGGCTCAATGGCTGAAAGATGGTCATTTAAATCATTCCTCATCTTCGGTCTGTTCATCTCTATGTTCGTATACCCTTTATATGGCAACTGGGTATGGGGCGGCGGATGGTTGTCTCAATTAGGTGCTAACTTTCATTTAGGCCATGGCATGGTTGATTTTGCAGGCTCATCAGTTGTTCACATGGTGGGCGGAGTAGCTGCTCTGGCAGGTGCTATCATTATTGGGCCGCGTATTGGCAAATTCAATGCCGATGGCACTGCAAATACCATTCCCGGTCACAATATACCAATGGCTCTATTGGGTACATTCATTCTGGCTTTGGGTTGGTTTGGTTTCAACCCTGGTTCAACGTTAGCCGGCGGCGATTTCCGTATCAGCATTGTTGCGGTTAATACCATGATGGCTGGCACCGCTGGAACGCTTGCAGTATTGGCACTTCTTTATATACAGAAAAAGAAACCGGATCCAGGTATGCTGGCCAACGGCATGCTGGCCGGCTTAGTGGCTATTACAGCTCCCTGTGCTTTCGTAAACTCGATATCATCGGTTATTATCGGTGCTATAGCGGGTTGCCTGGTAGTTTTAACCATTCATTTAATGGATAACAAATTAAGAATAGACGATCCTGTAGGTGCTTTCGCGGTACATGGTGTAAATGGCGCCTGGGGTGTATTATCATTGGGCTTATTTGCCGACGGCTCTTATGGCGATGGCTGGAATGGCGTTGCAGGCCCGGTAAAAGGTTTATTTTATGGTGATGCCAGCCAGTTTGGCGCGCAATGCGTAGGTACGCTCACCTGCGGTGTTTTTGTATTCATCGTGATGTATATCTTCTTCAAGATATCAAATAAAATTACCCCAATAAGGGTAAAAGCGGAAGACGAAGTTGCCGGATTGGACATACCAGAAATGGGTGTTTTGGGCTACGTCGATTAA
- a CDS encoding dienelactone hydrolase family protein — protein sequence MNQISKEDIKQEVFDLYDDYAHNRLDRRSFVQKLSMYAVGGLTVTALMSFLMPDYQGAIQVKSDDPRLKSGYINYPSPKGGGTIKGLLSEPTDTKKKLGGIVVVHENRGLNPYIEDVARRAALAGFITLAPDALSPLGGYPGNDDDGRAMQAKRDKGQMEEDFIAAYEYLKNHKDCNGKVGVVGFCFGGGIANMMAVRVPDLSAAVPFYGSQPAVEDVPKIKAPLLLHYAALDTRITEGWPAYEKALKENGKKYQAYIYENANHGFHNNTTPRYDKAAAELAWKRTIDFFTEYLN from the coding sequence ATGAACCAAATCAGCAAAGAAGATATCAAACAGGAAGTGTTTGACCTGTATGATGATTATGCACATAACCGCCTCGACAGGCGCTCATTTGTGCAAAAGCTCTCCATGTATGCAGTGGGCGGCCTCACCGTAACCGCGTTAATGAGTTTCCTGATGCCCGATTACCAGGGTGCCATACAGGTAAAATCCGATGATCCGCGTTTAAAATCGGGCTACATTAATTACCCTTCGCCCAAAGGCGGCGGAACAATTAAAGGGTTATTATCGGAGCCTACAGATACAAAGAAGAAACTGGGAGGCATTGTGGTAGTTCACGAAAACCGGGGCTTGAACCCCTATATTGAAGATGTGGCAAGAAGAGCTGCCCTTGCAGGATTTATTACCCTTGCACCCGACGCGCTAAGTCCACTGGGTGGTTACCCGGGCAATGATGATGACGGGCGTGCCATGCAGGCTAAAAGAGATAAAGGCCAAATGGAGGAAGATTTTATAGCTGCCTATGAATACCTGAAAAACCATAAGGATTGCAATGGAAAGGTGGGTGTTGTAGGCTTTTGTTTTGGCGGAGGAATTGCCAATATGATGGCTGTACGTGTTCCCGATTTGTCTGCCGCTGTTCCCTTTTACGGAAGCCAGCCGGCTGTTGAGGATGTTCCTAAAATTAAAGCACCGCTGTTGCTGCATTACGCAGCCCTGGATACCCGGATTACAGAGGGCTGGCCGGCATACGAAAAAGCGCTTAAAGAAAATGGCAAAAAATACCAGGCTTATATTTATGAAAACGCCAACCACGGTTTTCATAACAACACCACTCCCCGTTATGACAAGGCCGCGGCAGAATTAGCCTGGAAAAGAACTATTGATTTTTTTACGGAATATTTAAACTAA
- a CDS encoding membrane dipeptidase: MIRSQSTWSRRQFITTLAGTGAAMMLSPLATWAIDEIDPRVAAIVAATIGIDTHNHIDVPLTADALPGPDIDLAGEMKRSGLSAICMTFALDYQKLTNPGEAYDRFLNGLAAMDQQLKNNGIKRSLNLSDLKAAHDKHQPTVIQSIEGGHFLEGKPDRLAVAYDRGLRHLGLLHDNDASVPLGDVYTNPTRWGGLTAFGADIIKECNRLGVLIDLAHANGETIAAALKLAASPVIISHTGLDTQLGQNLNMAGMMRPRLISKEQAKIVADAGGVIGVWTHLADTPLAYAQNVRALVDVIGVDHVCIGTDTKLTPAFRVGGGFGPKPGNQGPPPGGGPDDHRDRGPGDNGPNGPGNNGSNGPGDDRRNGPGGGGPNRGRVGERTNEAWPDLKAGFYYAVVDAMLKTGFTAEEIGKIGGGNFCRVFDAATSARR; this comes from the coding sequence ATGATAAGATCTCAATCAACATGGTCGCGCCGACAGTTTATTACTACCCTTGCCGGCACAGGGGCTGCAATGATGCTGAGCCCGCTGGCTACATGGGCTATCGATGAAATAGACCCGAGGGTGGCTGCAATTGTAGCCGCAACAATCGGCATTGATACACATAATCATATCGACGTTCCCCTCACCGCAGACGCATTGCCCGGCCCGGACATCGACCTTGCCGGCGAAATGAAACGCTCCGGCTTATCTGCCATCTGCATGACCTTCGCACTCGATTATCAAAAGTTGACTAATCCGGGTGAAGCTTATGACCGGTTCCTGAATGGCCTTGCTGCCATGGATCAGCAGCTGAAAAATAATGGTATAAAACGTTCCCTGAACCTGTCCGATCTGAAAGCCGCTCATGATAAACATCAGCCAACCGTGATCCAGTCAATAGAAGGAGGTCACTTTTTAGAAGGAAAACCGGACCGGCTCGCCGTAGCCTATGACCGGGGATTAAGGCACCTCGGATTGCTCCATGACAATGACGCTTCTGTACCATTAGGTGATGTATATACAAACCCCACACGCTGGGGCGGTTTAACCGCGTTTGGCGCCGATATCATTAAAGAATGTAACCGGCTGGGGGTTCTTATTGACCTGGCGCATGCCAATGGAGAAACCATTGCCGCCGCACTTAAACTGGCAGCCAGCCCGGTGATTATTTCTCATACCGGTCTTGATACGCAATTGGGGCAAAATCTTAATATGGCCGGTATGATGCGGCCAAGACTCATTAGCAAGGAACAGGCAAAAATTGTTGCCGATGCAGGTGGCGTTATTGGCGTGTGGACACATTTGGCTGACACCCCGTTAGCATATGCCCAAAATGTCAGGGCTTTGGTTGATGTTATCGGGGTTGATCATGTTTGCATCGGTACTGATACCAAATTGACGCCGGCTTTCAGAGTTGGTGGTGGTTTCGGCCCTAAACCTGGTAATCAAGGTCCGCCGCCGGGTGGTGGTCCCGATGATCATCGCGACAGAGGCCCTGGTGATAACGGCCCTAATGGCCCAGGTAATAACGGTAGCAATGGTCCTGGTGATGACAGGCGCAACGGCCCTGGCGGAGGAGGCCCGAACAGGGGCAGGGTTGGCGAGCGCACAAACGAGGCATGGCCGGATCTGAAAGCAGGGTTTTATTACGCTGTAGTTGATGCCATGTTAAAAACCGGGTTTACTGCCGAGGAAATTGGCAAGATAGGGGGAGGCAACTTCTGCCGGGTATTTGATGCGGCTACGTCAGCCCGTCGTTAA
- a CDS encoding thioesterase family protein: MEYSKTYVAKDEHIDVQEIMDGLYYPFYMEYCRHDYIREILGFDFETEAKNGIYMVLSNYSISFLRSLKKGDEFKVTCTLYTDKGGLPKLHFKQSIICNNKVMTKAVFTGTCVPATGGRPYLPASVLEKIKDAPVLED; this comes from the coding sequence ATGGAATACTCAAAAACCTATGTTGCAAAAGATGAACATATAGATGTGCAGGAAATTATGGATGGTTTATATTATCCGTTTTATATGGAATACTGCAGGCATGATTATATCAGGGAAATATTGGGCTTCGATTTTGAAACCGAAGCTAAAAACGGCATTTATATGGTATTGTCAAACTATAGCATCAGCTTCTTAAGGTCATTAAAAAAGGGGGATGAGTTTAAGGTTACCTGCACCTTATATACCGATAAAGGAGGCTTGCCCAAGCTGCACTTTAAGCAATCTATCATATGCAATAACAAGGTAATGACCAAAGCTGTATTTACAGGCACCTGCGTACCTGCAACCGGCGGCAGGCCATATTTACCGGCATCCGTGCTGGAGAAAATAAAAGACGCGCCTGTTCTTGAAGATTAA
- a CDS encoding DoxX family protein, translating into MTTKTVKTIYWIGAALTSLWFAASGFGELTKNQFVWDITLKLGYPPHFIYILGVAKLAGVAVLLTPNRLLRLKEWVFAGIFFDIIFAFLSKIAVLNFAATIDAIVAFIMVTVTYVMFRKLYSATYVAPAAL; encoded by the coding sequence ATGACAACAAAAACAGTAAAAACAATCTATTGGATAGGAGCAGCATTAACTTCATTATGGTTTGCAGCAAGCGGGTTTGGCGAGCTTACTAAAAACCAGTTTGTATGGGACATAACCTTAAAATTGGGCTATCCTCCACACTTCATTTACATTCTTGGTGTTGCCAAACTTGCGGGCGTAGCTGTCCTTTTAACGCCAAACAGGTTGCTTAGATTAAAAGAATGGGTATTTGCAGGTATTTTCTTCGATATCATATTTGCTTTTTTATCCAAAATTGCCGTACTCAATTTTGCTGCCACCATAGATGCTATCGTTGCATTTATTATGGTAACAGTAACCTACGTTATGTTCCGCAAATTGTATTCTGCAACATACGTAGCACCGGCCGCTTTATAA